The Thalassoroseus pseudoceratinae genome has a segment encoding these proteins:
- a CDS encoding CpaF family protein, with protein sequence MVSANPSRSGRGGDASQNDFETLKRLIHGKLVDKLDLSRLGDLEGDTLRREIRLVVEHLCDTENPLLNRAERERLIEEVLDETFGFGPLEILLKEEGIADIMINGPKHVFIEKNGRIQRSPVTFRDNDHLMQVLDRIVSKVGRRVDETQPMCDARLPDGSRVNAIIPPLALDGPSLTIRRFGSNPLTLEDLLRFGAFTPEMVMLLEGASKARLNILVSGGTGSGKTTLLNTLSSFIAPDHRVITIEDAAELQLQQEHVLRLETRPPNIEGKGQVSATDLVKNALRMRPDRIIIGECRGPEALDMLQAMNTGHEGSLTTIHANTPRDAVSRLETMISMGGIELPLRALRHQFASAVDLIIQANRLQGGPRKVTHITEVVGMEGDAVIMQDIFLFIQDGIDEDGKAYGHFESTGVRPSFMDRLEQAGVRLPSNLFSQRTLGY encoded by the coding sequence ATGGTCAGTGCCAACCCCTCACGTTCAGGGCGTGGTGGCGACGCAAGCCAGAATGACTTTGAGACGCTCAAACGCCTCATTCATGGCAAACTGGTCGATAAACTCGATCTCTCGCGTCTGGGTGATCTCGAAGGAGATACCCTGCGACGCGAGATCCGGCTTGTCGTCGAGCACCTGTGTGACACCGAGAACCCCCTGCTCAACCGAGCGGAGCGGGAACGCTTGATCGAAGAAGTTCTGGATGAAACGTTCGGTTTCGGTCCGCTGGAAATCCTTCTCAAAGAAGAAGGCATTGCGGATATTATGATCAACGGGCCTAAGCACGTTTTCATCGAAAAGAACGGCCGAATTCAACGTTCGCCGGTGACATTCCGCGACAACGATCACCTGATGCAAGTGCTTGACCGCATTGTGTCGAAGGTTGGTCGGCGGGTCGATGAAACGCAACCCATGTGTGACGCCCGTCTGCCAGACGGTTCACGTGTCAACGCGATCATTCCACCATTGGCGTTGGACGGCCCGAGCCTGACCATTCGTCGATTCGGCTCAAATCCACTCACACTCGAAGACCTCCTCCGATTCGGTGCGTTCACACCGGAAATGGTGATGCTCCTGGAAGGGGCTTCCAAAGCCCGATTGAACATCCTCGTCAGTGGTGGTACCGGCTCCGGTAAAACGACATTGCTCAACACGCTATCTAGTTTTATCGCTCCCGATCACCGAGTGATCACCATCGAAGACGCCGCCGAGTTGCAATTGCAGCAAGAACACGTGCTTCGTTTGGAGACCCGTCCGCCGAACATTGAAGGCAAAGGTCAAGTCAGCGCGACGGACCTTGTGAAGAACGCACTTCGTATGCGGCCGGACAGAATCATTATTGGGGAATGTCGTGGACCGGAAGCTCTAGACATGCTTCAGGCCATGAACACGGGGCACGAAGGTTCCTTGACTACGATCCACGCCAACACTCCGCGGGATGCTGTCAGTCGATTGGAAACGATGATCAGTATGGGCGGGATCGAACTGCCACTTCGCGCCTTGCGTCATCAATTCGCATCGGCCGTCGACTTAATCATTCAAGCCAACCGACTGCAAGGCGGCCCACGAAAAGTGACGCATATTACAGAAGTCGTCGGTATGGAAGGCGACGCGGTGATCATGCAGGACATCTTCCTATTCATTCAAGACGGTATCGACGAAGACGGCAAAGCATACGGCCACTTTGAGTCGACTGGCGTTCGTCCATCATTCATGGATCGCCTCGAGCAAGCTGGTGTTCGTTTGCCTTCAAACCTGTTTAGTCAACGAACGCTAGGTTACTAG
- a CDS encoding efflux RND transporter permease subunit, producing the protein MFLTRLAVHRPITTLMASLVVAILGAHALTKLAIDLMPDVTLPVVSITTVYEGASPEEVETVLTRPLEQALGGVQGVERLTSTSLEGSSIIQCQFAWGTNLDTVMSDMRARIERIREFLPDQIQSPYIERFDVADFPFVYLALKSELEPVKLTQYTEREIIPRLERIQGVAAVRLRGAVRREIQVALDRGKLETLNIGIAEVVDVLQQENVNRPAGYFESGHLNLLLRSQGQFENLDEIAETVIRQENGALVRLKDVAEIVDGHEEITEITRINGEPGTMVYINKQSGSNMVAVSNRVRETVDELNRRLTHGHLTIRIDNADFIRNVMSNLRSSSLYGMALAIFVLVIFLQSFRSTLVIAVTMPLSILATFILIFFQGFTLNIVSFGGLALGIGLLVDNSIVVLESIFCKREEGLPPKEAAIEGTREVASAILASTLTTTIVFLPLMFIVGMTGIMLNQLAWVVSFSLLCSLLASLTLTPMLSAYWLGDLTTTTTSEHHSWWSRQVARIHRTSRGVFTMLEVVYARGLQWCLRIPGVVGFVLLASFAMTVGLYPLIGTELMPKTDEGSLRIDTKMAAGIQLEELAEKATRLDQIVKKAVPETDTWLAFIGDSSSEADDWNEARLRVRLKPNKDRQRTAEQISQDVTEAIGAVPGMVVRVRASTEMRVFRMISYRSGASGDIEVEVRGYDQDTGEELALAVAEIMKGVPGLANVTVEMDQRRPELVATVDRSKASTLGVNVSNVTQALETTIRGTEATVYREEGDEFNIRVWLQELDRQQMSDVQYVGVPTGIGQVVALKNLVHFESKDIPVSIGRRDRQRFIGITADIVDRDLGSTVRDLQSSLDKLPLPEGFSLNIAGEWEQQQDSFEALNAGFILAIVLMYMVMASQFESLLHPLLILVSIPLGAIGVILMLVLTDTTLNIQSFIGVVMLAGIVVNNAIVLIDYANQLRESEPDLDLTELVLQASRRRFRPILMTTLTTILAMLPLALGYGEGSELQVPMSRVVIGGLLSGTLITLIAIPLLYHAVERRRTPSAN; encoded by the coding sequence ATGTTTTTGACTCGATTGGCCGTCCATCGCCCGATTACAACACTCATGGCGAGTCTTGTAGTGGCGATTCTCGGAGCTCACGCGCTGACGAAGTTAGCGATCGATTTGATGCCCGACGTCACGTTACCGGTCGTCAGTATTACGACGGTTTACGAAGGGGCATCGCCCGAAGAAGTGGAAACCGTGCTCACGCGTCCGCTCGAACAAGCACTCGGTGGTGTGCAAGGGGTGGAGCGACTGACCAGTACGAGTCTGGAAGGTAGTAGCATCATTCAATGTCAGTTTGCGTGGGGTACCAATCTCGATACTGTCATGAGTGATATGCGGGCTCGGATCGAGCGAATCCGGGAATTCCTGCCGGACCAAATTCAATCGCCGTACATCGAGCGTTTCGACGTGGCGGACTTTCCGTTTGTGTACTTGGCCCTCAAGAGCGAACTGGAACCCGTCAAGCTGACCCAATACACCGAACGGGAAATCATCCCGCGACTGGAACGCATCCAGGGTGTGGCTGCCGTGCGACTTCGTGGTGCGGTCCGTCGCGAAATTCAAGTTGCGCTCGATCGAGGCAAATTGGAGACGCTGAATATCGGAATCGCCGAGGTTGTCGATGTTCTTCAGCAAGAGAACGTCAATCGCCCGGCGGGTTATTTCGAGTCCGGACATCTCAATTTGCTTTTGCGAAGCCAAGGGCAATTCGAGAACCTCGACGAAATTGCCGAAACGGTCATTCGGCAAGAGAACGGTGCATTGGTGCGATTGAAAGATGTCGCTGAGATCGTCGACGGACACGAGGAAATTACCGAAATCACTCGGATCAATGGTGAACCCGGCACAATGGTTTACATCAACAAGCAATCCGGGTCGAATATGGTCGCGGTCAGCAATCGCGTCCGGGAAACTGTCGATGAACTGAACCGCCGACTGACGCATGGGCATCTCACCATCCGCATCGACAACGCCGATTTCATTCGCAATGTGATGTCGAACCTGCGATCGTCAAGCCTTTACGGGATGGCGTTGGCCATCTTCGTGTTGGTAATTTTTCTCCAGAGTTTCCGCAGTACGCTTGTTATTGCCGTAACGATGCCGCTCTCGATTCTGGCGACGTTCATCCTGATCTTCTTTCAAGGATTCACACTCAACATTGTCTCGTTCGGCGGATTGGCATTAGGGATCGGCCTGTTGGTCGACAACTCGATTGTGGTTTTGGAAAGCATCTTCTGCAAACGGGAAGAAGGGTTGCCCCCCAAGGAAGCCGCCATCGAAGGCACGAGGGAAGTAGCCTCCGCCATTCTGGCCAGTACGTTGACGACGACGATTGTGTTCCTGCCGCTGATGTTCATTGTCGGCATGACGGGCATCATGCTGAACCAATTGGCCTGGGTCGTTTCGTTTTCACTACTCTGCTCGTTGTTGGCTAGTCTCACGTTGACGCCAATGCTCAGTGCGTATTGGTTAGGTGACCTCACGACAACGACCACTAGTGAGCATCATTCCTGGTGGAGTCGTCAGGTCGCCCGTATCCACCGAACGAGTCGCGGTGTGTTCACAATGCTGGAAGTAGTCTACGCTCGTGGACTCCAATGGTGCCTTCGGATTCCGGGTGTGGTTGGATTCGTACTGTTAGCGTCGTTCGCGATGACTGTGGGTCTGTATCCTCTGATCGGAACAGAACTCATGCCCAAAACCGACGAGGGCAGTTTGCGAATCGACACCAAAATGGCGGCTGGAATTCAACTTGAAGAACTCGCGGAGAAGGCGACACGATTGGACCAAATCGTCAAGAAAGCGGTTCCCGAAACCGATACTTGGTTGGCCTTCATTGGAGACAGCAGCAGCGAAGCTGACGATTGGAACGAGGCTCGTCTGCGTGTGCGACTCAAGCCGAACAAGGATCGTCAGCGGACAGCGGAACAGATCAGCCAGGACGTCACCGAGGCCATTGGTGCGGTTCCCGGCATGGTGGTGCGTGTGCGGGCATCGACGGAAATGCGTGTCTTCCGCATGATCTCCTACCGGAGTGGGGCGTCGGGGGATATCGAAGTTGAGGTTCGCGGGTACGACCAAGATACCGGAGAGGAACTCGCACTTGCCGTCGCCGAGATCATGAAGGGCGTGCCGGGGTTGGCCAACGTGACCGTGGAAATGGACCAACGGCGTCCGGAACTTGTGGCGACAGTGGACCGCTCGAAGGCCAGCACGCTCGGTGTCAATGTTTCGAATGTCACTCAAGCGTTGGAAACGACAATCCGCGGAACCGAAGCGACGGTGTACCGAGAAGAAGGGGATGAATTCAACATTCGTGTCTGGCTGCAAGAACTCGATCGGCAACAAATGAGCGATGTCCAGTACGTGGGCGTGCCAACCGGGATTGGACAAGTCGTCGCCCTGAAAAACCTGGTGCATTTCGAGTCGAAGGATATTCCTGTCTCAATCGGTCGTCGCGATCGTCAACGATTCATCGGAATCACTGCCGACATCGTCGACCGCGACCTTGGAAGCACCGTGCGTGACCTGCAAAGCAGTCTCGACAAACTGCCACTTCCCGAAGGATTCTCGCTCAACATTGCCGGGGAGTGGGAACAACAACAAGACAGTTTCGAGGCACTCAACGCCGGCTTTATACTCGCCATTGTCTTGATGTATATGGTGATGGCGTCACAGTTTGAATCCCTATTGCACCCGCTATTGATTCTCGTTTCGATTCCGCTGGGAGCAATCGGTGTGATCCTGATGCTCGTTCTGACGGATACGACATTGAACATTCAGTCGTTTATCGGTGTCGTCATGTTGGCGGGGATCGTGGTCAACAATGCCATCGTGCTGATCGACTACGCCAACCAACTCCGGGAAAGCGAGCCTGATCTGGACCTCACGGAACTTGTCTTGCAGGCTTCCCGCCGACGATTCCGCCCCATTCTCATGACGACACTCACGACTATTCTCGCGATGCTGCCGTTGGCATTGGGGTACGGAGAGGGAAGTGAACTGCAAGTCCCGATGTCACGTGTCGTGATCGGAGGTTTGCTGTCGGGAACACTGATCACACTGATCGCAATTCCACTTCTTTATCATGCCGTCGAACGCCGACGTACTCCGTCGGCCAACTGA
- a CDS encoding DUF1553 domain-containing protein, translated as MRCRLASLVHQSRLVFPVIFLLFGSSSELPAGEAIDFSRDVAPILETHCVRCHSPNNAKGEISLATVTDLAKNGYLSAGDPSASYLLELITSSTGQKPEMPQEGDPLTTAQQTILRNWIQQGANWPDDVILRERSRVDKSWWSFQRLANTSPPEPRNLPESWGHNPIDRFVYAKLAENKLSPNPPADRRTLIRRAYYDLIGLPPSPADVKAFEQNRDPLAYDRLIDRLLNSPQYGERWGRHWLDVVRFGESNGFERNVLIPDLWPFRDYVIQSINEDKPFDLLIREHLAGDVFGNGRPESEIGSAFLVAGPYDDVGNQDPVQARQIRANTIDEMIRAAGEAFLGLTIGCARCHDHKFDPIRQSDYYSWYATFAGVRHGRRVVATPGEKSSLANRRQPLEAKRNALTQERQTLSRSIEERGNANREQHEKTWTRPPVDRRGTVETFEPTTAKFVRLVSEGQDANLANRNQFGIDEFEIWTATDPNVNVALASNGAKATGPSRPIQDTPGVYGPQKAIDGKTGERFLATGGHLTIELAEPSSINRVTFSSARGEEKPDQRKFNFVAEYRIEVSEDGSTWREVANSSDRKPVNEAHRKHRLRQLETKPEDQQRMKELDREIAEVNRALAAIPPLQTVFVGTRSQRDAQGPFHIFLGGSPERKGEEVLPASLSTLSESAPSYKLTVDSSESTRRLELADWLVEDENPLTPRVLANRLWHYHFGTGLVSTPNDFGSMGTLPSHPALLDWLAGELRRNGWRIKSMHRLIMTSQTYQQSGRYRDKPARIDSDARLLWRFPPRRLSAEEIRDSILQVAGVLHADMGGPGFRLYHFMQDNVCTYVPLDRPGPETYRRAIYHQNARAAVVDLMTEFDQPDCAFSAPRRSETISPLQALTMLNHQFTLDMADSFAKRLTREAGDVVDAQIRLAFEQCYSRSVTEAELKSCRTFVAEHGLPAFCRVMFNTSEFIYLQ; from the coding sequence ATGCGTTGTCGCCTCGCATCGCTGGTCCATCAGTCGAGATTGGTTTTCCCGGTTATCTTTCTGCTATTTGGCAGCTCGTCGGAATTACCAGCCGGGGAAGCTATCGATTTCTCCCGTGATGTCGCGCCGATCTTGGAAACGCACTGTGTTCGTTGTCACTCTCCGAACAATGCCAAGGGTGAAATTTCGTTGGCGACGGTTACCGATCTGGCGAAAAACGGATATCTGAGTGCGGGTGATCCGAGTGCAAGCTACTTGTTGGAACTCATCACGTCCTCGACCGGACAAAAGCCAGAGATGCCCCAAGAAGGGGATCCGTTGACTACGGCACAACAAACCATCCTTCGGAATTGGATTCAGCAGGGAGCCAATTGGCCTGACGATGTGATACTTCGGGAGCGATCACGAGTCGACAAATCCTGGTGGTCGTTTCAGCGTTTGGCCAACACATCCCCTCCCGAACCACGCAATCTGCCCGAGTCATGGGGGCACAACCCGATCGACCGTTTTGTCTACGCAAAGCTTGCGGAAAACAAACTTTCACCCAATCCCCCGGCGGATCGTCGAACACTTATTCGCCGTGCCTATTACGATTTGATCGGATTGCCCCCAAGCCCGGCTGACGTGAAAGCATTCGAGCAGAACCGTGATCCGCTAGCGTATGATCGATTGATCGATCGGCTTCTGAACTCGCCCCAGTATGGGGAACGCTGGGGAAGACACTGGTTGGATGTCGTGCGATTTGGCGAGAGTAACGGCTTCGAACGCAATGTGCTCATCCCCGATTTATGGCCGTTCCGCGACTACGTGATTCAATCAATCAACGAGGACAAACCGTTCGATCTCCTGATTCGAGAACATCTAGCCGGGGACGTGTTTGGCAACGGTCGGCCGGAATCGGAGATCGGCTCCGCGTTTCTGGTGGCCGGGCCGTATGACGACGTTGGCAATCAGGACCCAGTTCAAGCAAGACAAATTCGTGCGAACACGATTGATGAAATGATCCGAGCGGCTGGCGAGGCCTTTCTCGGTCTGACCATTGGATGTGCTCGGTGTCACGATCACAAATTCGATCCGATCCGTCAGAGTGATTATTACTCTTGGTACGCGACTTTTGCGGGAGTCCGTCATGGGCGTCGTGTTGTGGCAACTCCCGGAGAAAAGTCCTCGTTAGCGAACCGCCGTCAACCATTGGAAGCCAAACGCAACGCCCTGACACAGGAGCGTCAAACGTTGAGCCGATCCATCGAGGAACGCGGCAACGCGAATCGAGAACAACACGAAAAGACGTGGACCCGTCCGCCCGTTGATCGACGTGGAACGGTAGAAACATTTGAGCCGACGACCGCCAAATTTGTGCGACTCGTTTCCGAGGGGCAAGATGCGAATTTGGCCAATCGGAACCAGTTCGGCATTGATGAATTCGAAATTTGGACCGCCACCGATCCGAATGTGAATGTCGCGTTGGCATCGAACGGTGCAAAGGCAACGGGACCGAGTCGTCCGATTCAAGACACGCCTGGTGTGTATGGTCCGCAGAAAGCCATTGATGGCAAGACCGGCGAACGGTTCTTGGCAACGGGCGGGCATCTGACGATCGAATTGGCCGAACCGTCTTCGATCAACCGCGTGACGTTCTCGAGCGCACGAGGCGAAGAAAAGCCAGACCAACGCAAATTCAATTTCGTGGCGGAGTATCGGATTGAAGTTTCCGAGGATGGTTCCACATGGCGTGAAGTCGCAAATTCCTCCGATCGAAAGCCTGTGAACGAGGCTCATCGAAAACATCGGTTGCGACAACTCGAAACGAAGCCAGAAGACCAACAAAGGATGAAGGAGTTAGATCGCGAAATCGCGGAGGTCAATCGGGCGTTGGCCGCCATTCCCCCGTTGCAGACGGTTTTCGTAGGAACACGTTCGCAGCGTGATGCTCAGGGGCCGTTTCATATTTTTCTTGGCGGAAGTCCTGAGCGAAAGGGGGAGGAAGTCCTACCGGCCAGCTTGAGCACACTCTCGGAGAGCGCACCGAGTTACAAATTGACGGTGGATTCATCGGAAAGCACGCGGCGTTTGGAGCTTGCCGACTGGTTGGTCGAAGACGAAAACCCGTTGACGCCTCGCGTGCTGGCCAATCGTCTCTGGCATTATCACTTCGGTACAGGATTGGTGAGCACGCCGAACGACTTTGGATCGATGGGAACCCTGCCAAGTCATCCCGCGTTGCTTGACTGGTTGGCAGGGGAACTGCGTCGGAACGGTTGGCGAATCAAGTCGATGCATCGGCTGATCATGACCTCGCAGACCTATCAACAATCGGGGCGATATCGCGACAAGCCAGCACGAATCGATAGCGATGCTCGTCTGTTGTGGCGGTTCCCACCGCGTCGTTTGTCCGCGGAGGAAATTCGCGATTCGATTCTCCAAGTGGCAGGCGTGTTGCATGCCGACATGGGTGGGCCTGGATTTCGACTTTATCACTTTATGCAGGACAATGTTTGCACGTATGTCCCGCTAGATCGGCCCGGTCCGGAAACTTATCGGCGGGCCATCTATCACCAAAACGCTCGGGCTGCTGTCGTCGATTTGATGACGGAGTTCGACCAGCCAGACTGTGCTTTCTCTGCACCGCGACGGTCCGAAACCATCAGTCCGCTACAAGCACTGACGATGCTCAATCATCAATTCACCTTGGACATGGCAGACTCGTTCGCGAAACGACTGACACGTGAAGCTGGCGACGTGGTCGATGCACAAATCCGACTCGCGTTCGAACAATGCTACTCACGCAGTGTGACGGAAGCGGAGTTAAAATCGTGTCGAACCTTCGTTGCCGAGCACGGTTTGCCGGCTTTCTGTCGGGTGATGTTCAACACAAGCGAATTTATCTACCTTCAATAA
- a CDS encoding efflux RND transporter periplasmic adaptor subunit: MKIILKTLTALVSICVAGGLGWMIYNQSVELVAKEVPPVKKQPVAVEVMPVAQRVIADRAELVGSLMAGSEVQILARRDGYITDIPFDVGDTIARGEVIVVLDDREQVELVAGAKAALVVAEAQKRAQDAQEELAESIYNRNKRLRDRNAATEEEFTQAEAQWRIAVAQRELEEARVKQAQSEIDRTTLALTDSKILAPMSGVVAERMVDVGDLAKPDVPLLRIVSYRKVHTVVHVVEKDYPRVKVGQQATIQVDAFPHQEFSGKVIRKAPVLNPGTRTAAVEIEIPNPDLQLKPGMHARVSLIFVEREATVLPMAAITKKDDKPAVLVLNRPKDGENPTVRVQEIVTGIEDGELTEVISGVAPDEQIVTLGVRVVKNGQEVLPVEIAWSKPPKVVVDQTEPESSDSDSVSTASE, encoded by the coding sequence ATGAAAATCATCCTGAAGACCTTGACTGCTCTCGTGTCAATCTGTGTGGCAGGTGGGCTCGGCTGGATGATCTATAACCAATCTGTGGAATTAGTCGCTAAGGAAGTGCCACCGGTCAAGAAGCAACCTGTAGCCGTCGAGGTGATGCCCGTCGCTCAACGGGTCATCGCCGATCGAGCGGAACTTGTCGGAAGTTTGATGGCCGGTTCGGAAGTTCAAATCCTTGCCCGACGTGATGGCTACATTACTGATATCCCTTTCGATGTCGGTGATACCATCGCAAGAGGTGAAGTCATCGTGGTGCTGGATGATCGCGAACAAGTTGAACTTGTCGCTGGTGCAAAGGCGGCGTTGGTTGTGGCAGAAGCTCAAAAGCGGGCTCAAGACGCCCAAGAGGAATTGGCCGAAAGTATCTACAACCGAAACAAACGCCTCCGCGACCGCAACGCAGCTACGGAAGAAGAGTTCACCCAAGCGGAAGCCCAGTGGCGAATCGCGGTGGCCCAACGGGAACTCGAAGAAGCACGCGTCAAACAAGCTCAATCGGAAATTGATCGAACAACCTTGGCTTTGACTGACAGCAAGATTCTGGCCCCCATGTCCGGTGTGGTCGCCGAACGCATGGTCGATGTCGGCGATCTCGCGAAACCCGATGTTCCGCTGTTGCGGATTGTCTCGTACCGCAAAGTCCACACGGTCGTGCATGTTGTCGAGAAAGACTATCCACGTGTGAAAGTGGGTCAACAGGCCACCATCCAAGTCGATGCGTTCCCGCACCAGGAGTTCTCGGGCAAAGTCATTCGAAAAGCCCCTGTGCTGAATCCGGGAACTCGAACGGCTGCGGTCGAAATCGAAATTCCCAACCCGGACTTGCAGTTGAAACCGGGGATGCACGCTCGTGTTTCACTGATTTTCGTTGAACGGGAAGCCACTGTTCTGCCGATGGCGGCCATCACCAAGAAAGACGACAAGCCAGCCGTACTGGTTTTGAACCGCCCGAAAGACGGCGAGAATCCCACCGTCCGTGTTCAAGAAATCGTCACCGGAATCGAAGACGGCGAACTGACCGAGGTGATCTCAGGAGTGGCACCGGACGAACAGATCGTCACGCTCGGTGTGCGAGTGGTCAAGAATGGTCAAGAAGTCTTGCCGGTGGAAATTGCATGGTCCAAGCCACCGAAGGTCGTCGTGGATCAAACCGAACCGGAGTCGTCTGATTCTGACAGTGTCAGCACTGCCAGCGAGTGA
- a CDS encoding DUF1501 domain-containing protein, which produces MTNSLHALTRRGWLGQVTTGLLGVGLSDLLQSDTHAAESTTKQPHFPPRAKRVLQIFCPGAASHMDLWEHKPSLEKYHGQPLPGEESFVSFQGKNGNLMKSPWPFQAAGQTGKMISSMLPHMARHVDDIAFVHSMMSKTNTHGPGCVFMNTGHATEGFPSAGAWLSYALGSENENLPTYVAIPDIRGEPPNGKANWSNGFLPARHQGIMLSDQQPIRNLTRPKQISEAKELASRKLLEQLNQKFASSHPAQSELQARIESYSLAAKMQLSAPEVSDLSQESQTTHQCYGTGDANNYKAAYARNCLLARRLLERGVRYVNLYCASRASGVDGLLNWDAHKTLKADYERHCPIFDQPTAALLTDLKESGLLEETLVLWTTEFGRMPTHQAGTAGRDHNPDGFTCWMMGAGVRGGVSHGATDEFGRRAEVDPTTVWDFYATVLHLLGFDHRKLTHYHNGLDRRLTDVHGHLIEPILA; this is translated from the coding sequence ATGACCAACTCTCTGCATGCTCTCACAAGACGCGGTTGGCTGGGGCAAGTCACCACGGGTTTGCTTGGCGTCGGGCTTTCAGATTTGCTTCAATCTGACACGCACGCCGCTGAATCCACGACGAAGCAACCGCATTTCCCGCCGCGTGCCAAACGTGTGTTACAGATTTTTTGTCCGGGGGCCGCGTCTCACATGGATCTGTGGGAACACAAACCGTCCCTCGAGAAATACCACGGGCAACCGCTGCCGGGCGAGGAGAGTTTTGTTTCGTTTCAGGGCAAGAATGGCAACTTGATGAAAAGCCCTTGGCCGTTCCAAGCAGCGGGCCAAACAGGCAAGATGATCAGTTCGATGTTGCCTCATATGGCTCGACACGTGGACGACATCGCGTTCGTGCATTCCATGATGAGCAAGACGAACACCCACGGCCCCGGTTGCGTGTTCATGAACACCGGCCATGCCACCGAAGGTTTCCCGAGTGCAGGAGCGTGGCTCAGTTATGCTCTGGGTAGTGAAAACGAAAACTTGCCGACGTATGTCGCCATCCCCGACATTCGCGGAGAACCGCCCAACGGAAAAGCGAATTGGTCCAACGGTTTCTTACCGGCTCGGCATCAAGGCATCATGTTGAGTGATCAGCAACCCATTCGAAATCTCACGCGTCCGAAACAGATTTCGGAAGCGAAAGAGTTGGCGTCTCGAAAACTGTTGGAGCAACTGAACCAAAAATTTGCTTCGAGTCATCCGGCTCAATCGGAGCTGCAAGCCCGTATCGAAAGTTATTCGCTGGCGGCGAAGATGCAGTTGTCGGCTCCCGAGGTTTCCGATCTGTCGCAAGAGTCCCAAACCACCCATCAATGTTACGGCACGGGGGATGCCAACAATTACAAGGCGGCGTATGCTCGAAATTGTTTGTTGGCCCGTCGACTTTTGGAACGCGGAGTGCGTTATGTCAATTTGTATTGTGCATCCCGAGCGTCTGGGGTGGATGGCCTATTGAATTGGGATGCCCACAAGACGCTCAAAGCCGACTACGAGCGTCACTGTCCGATTTTCGATCAGCCGACCGCCGCCCTGCTGACCGATCTGAAAGAATCCGGCTTGCTGGAGGAGACGCTCGTGCTGTGGACCACCGAATTCGGCCGCATGCCAACGCATCAAGCCGGAACTGCAGGTCGCGACCATAACCCAGATGGATTCACCTGCTGGATGATGGGAGCGGGAGTGCGGGGTGGTGTGAGTCACGGAGCGACCGACGAATTCGGTCGGCGAGCCGAAGTCGATCCCACCACCGTGTGGGATTTCTATGCGACGGTCTTGCACCTCCTAGGGTTCGACCATCGCAAGTTGACCCACTATCACAATGGTTTGGATCGACGTTTGACCGATGTGCACGGCCATCTGATCGAGCCGATTCTCGCCTGA